CCAAGAGTCGTCGTAAGCCTTCAGCAGGCCTTACTTTTACGCAGCTATGAAAAAAATCGGTTTACTTTCTGACACCCACAGCTACTGGGATGAGCGCATCCTGCACCACCTCACCGGCTGCGACGAAATCTGGCACGCCGGCGACTTCGGCAATGCGGCCGTCATCGAGGCCCTGGAAACGGTAGCACCACTGCGGGGCGTTTACGGCAACATCGACGGGCAAGACGTACGCCAGACCCAGCCGCTGGTGCAGAATTTCGAAATCGAAGGCCTGCGGGTACTTATGACCCATATTGGTGGCTACCCCGGCCACTACTCCCCCGCCGCCCGCCCGCTGGTGGCCCAGCAGCGGCCCGGACTGTTTATTTCCGGCCATTCTCACATTCTCAAGGTCATGCCCGACCCCAAGCTAGGCCTGCTCCACCTCAACCCCGGCGCGGCCGGCCTGCACGGTTTTCACAAAGTCCGGACGATGCTGCGCTTCGAGGTAGCCAATGGCAAAGTGCAGCAACTGCAGGCCATAGAGCTAGGCCTGCGTGCCGCCCTGCGAGGAGGCGGTGAGTGAGTGGCTTAATAATTCTGTCCTTGCTTTGTCCTTCGTCCTTGCAAGGACAGAATTATTAACACTAGAGTTGAGATAAACAAAAAGCGCCTTCTTCCGGAGAAAAAGGCGCTTTTGTGAAGTCTGTACGAAACCCGCCGATGCGGAGAGCGGGCCGCTGAACGGGCGCTTTCCGACCTGGAAACTATGCCCTGCTCATCGGCCTGGCGTACGGGCTGTCAGCATCCTGACGGATGCAACGGCTTAGGCTTCAGTCGTGGTAGCAGGAGCAGCGGAAGCCGAGCCACCGTTGAAACGGGACTTCAGTTCATCCAGGTCCACGTTCTTCAGAACGGGGGTCAACAGCAGTTGCTTGATGATACGCTGCTTGTTGTTG
Above is a genomic segment from Hymenobacter cellulosivorans containing:
- a CDS encoding metallophosphoesterase family protein, which gives rise to MKKIGLLSDTHSYWDERILHHLTGCDEIWHAGDFGNAAVIEALETVAPLRGVYGNIDGQDVRQTQPLVQNFEIEGLRVLMTHIGGYPGHYSPAARPLVAQQRPGLFISGHSHILKVMPDPKLGLLHLNPGAAGLHGFHKVRTMLRFEVANGKVQQLQAIELGLRAALRGGGE